From a region of the Dictyostelium discoideum AX4 chromosome 2 chromosome, whole genome shotgun sequence genome:
- the syn8A gene encoding syntaxin 8, producing the protein MNNNNNFNSNFNSNRISSTQPYLSDDARNALFEGKDRKWGNNNNNNYDTLSNQDVFEKQKRDMEEQDKMLDALSGSISRVKDTAITINKTAQEQTDMLDELDVHVDSTSARMRNTTKNLITLTQQSKTTGYCSAICFLLLVLLVIIILASVL; encoded by the exons atgaataataataataattttaatagtaattttaatagtaatagaaTTAGTTCTACTCAGCCATATTTATCAGATGATGCAag aaATGCACTTTTTGAAGGTAAAGATAGGAAATggggtaataataataataataactatgaTACACTTTCAAATCAAGATGtatttgaaaaacaaaaaagagATATGGAAGAACAAGATAAAATGTTAGATGCATTATCAGGTAGTATAAGTAGAGTAAAAGATACAgcaattacaattaataaaacagcACAAGAACAAACTGACATGTTGGACGAATTAGATGTTCATGTCGATTCAACATCTGCAAGAATGAGGAATACaactaaaaatttaattacattAACTCAACAATCTAAAACAACTGGTTATTGTTCTGCCATttgttttttacttttaGTTTTATTGGTTATCATAATTCTAGCATCtgtattataa
- a CDS encoding transmembrane protein produces MKVQPFSQFLAQQGKIYWPFLVGAGAWALIITKVHMGITEENKANSYYWKKVQAIRNPGSHSHGHGHH; encoded by the exons ATGAAAGTTCAACCATTCTCCCAATTTCTTGCTCAACAAGGTAAAATCTACTGGCCATTTTTAGTTGGTGCAGGTGCTTGGGCTCTCATCATTACTAAAGTTCATATGGGTATTActg aGGAAAACAAAGCCAACTCATACTATTGGAAAAAAGTTCAAGCTATCAGAAACCCAGGTTCCCACTCACATGGTCATGGTCACCACTAA